One Nicotiana tomentosiformis chromosome 4, ASM39032v3, whole genome shotgun sequence genomic window carries:
- the LOC104089658 gene encoding ent-kaurene oxidase, producing the protein MDAILNLQTVPLGTALTIGGPAVALGGISLWFLKEYVNDQKRKSSNFLPPLPEVPGLPVIGNLLQLTEKKPHKTFTNWAETYGPIYSIKTGANTIVVLNTNELAKEAMVTRYSAISTRKLTNALKILTCDKSIVAISDYDEFHKTVKRHVLTSVLGPNAQKRHRIHRDTLIENVSKQLHDLVRKYPNEAVNLRKIFQSELFGLALKQALGKDIESIYVEGLDATLPREDVLKTLVLDIMEGAIDVDWRDFFPYLKWVPNKSFENRIQRKHLRREAVMKALIMEQRKRINSGEKLNSYIDYLSSEANTLTEKQILMLLWEAIIETSDTTVVSTEWAMYELAKDPKRQEQLFLEIQNVCGSNKITEEKLCQLPYLCAVFHETLRKHSPVPIVPLRYVHEDTQLGGYHIPKGAEIAINIYGCNRDKKVWESPEEWKPERFLDGKYDPVELQKTMAFGGGKRVCAGALQAMTITCTTIARLIQEFEWSLKDGEEENVATMGLTTHKLHPMQAHIKPRK; encoded by the exons ATGGATGCAATTTTGAATCTTCAAACAGTACCGTTAGGAACTGCTCTTACAATAGGTGGTCCAGCAGTTGCTCTTGGTGGGAtttcactatggttccttaaagaGTATGTTAATGATCAAAAGAGGAAATCTTCTAATTTTCTCCCACCTTTGCCAG AGGTTCCAGGATTACCAGTGATTGGGAATTTACTGCAGCTTACTGAGAAAAAACCCCACAAGACGTTTACAAATTGGGCTGAAACCTATGGACCAATCTATTCCATCAAAACCGGCGCCAATACAATTGTTGTCCTCAATACTAATGAGCTTGCCAAGGAG GCTATGGTGACTAGATATTCAGCCATCTCAACAAGAAAGTTAACAAATGCATTAAAAATCCTTACTTGTGACAAGAGTATAGTCGCAATAAGTGATTATGATGAGTTTCACAAGACAGTGAAGCGCCACGTACTGACCAGTGTTCTAGGACCAAATGCTCAG AAACGCCACCGTATCCACAGGGACACTTTGATAGAAAATGTATCTAAGCAACTGCATGATTTGGTTAGGAAGTATCCTAATGAAGCAGTAAATCTCAGGAAGATATTCCAGTCAGAACTTTTTGGCTTGGCACTGAAACAA GCTTTGGGCAAGGATATCGAGTCTATTTATGTGGAGGGACTCGATGCCACATTGCCAAGAGAGGACGTACTGAAGACCTTAGTACTTGATATAATGGAGGGTGCAATTGATGTGGACTGGAGAGATTTCTTCCCCTATCTAAAATGGGTTCCTAATAAAAGCTTTGAGAACAGAATTCAGCGAAAACACCTGCGCAGGGAAGCCGTGATGAAGGCCCTAATTATGGAGCAACGAAAACGTATTAATTCAGGAGAG AAACTGAACAGTTATATTGACTACTTGTCGTCTGAAGCCAATACATTAACAGAGAAGCAAATCCTAATGTTGCTTTGGGAGGCAATTATTGAAACATCAGACACCACAGTGGTGAGCACAGAATGGGCCATGTATGAATTGGCCAAAGATCCCAAACGGCAG GAACAACTCTTTTTGGAAATACAAAATGTTTGTGGATCTAACAAGATCACAGAAGAGAAACTTTGCCAACTTCCATACCTATGTGCTGTTTTTCACGAAACCTTGAGAAAGCATAGTCCCGTACCTATAGTTCCTCTAAGATACGTCCACGAAGACACACAGCTTGGAGGGTACCATATTCCTAAAGGAGCTGAG ATCGCTATAAATATATACGGTTGCAATAGGGACAAGAAAGTGTGGGAGAGTCCTGAAGAATGGAAGCCTGAGAGATTTCTTGATGGAAAGTATGATCCAGTGGAATTACAGAAGACGATGGCGTTTGGAGGTGGAAAAAGGGTATGTGCTGGTGCTCTTCAAGCAATGACAATTACTTGCACAACTATTGCTAGATTGATACAAGAGTTTGAATGGAGCCTTAAAGATGGAGAAGAAGAAAATGTTGCAACAATGGGTCTTACTACTCATAAACTTCATCCAATGCAAGCTCATATCAAGCCAAGAAAATGA